A window from Actinomycetospora corticicola encodes these proteins:
- a CDS encoding IS1096 element passenger TnpR family protein: MQTRRVRIRLQGVDPVVERVLDVPARATLPELHLLLQAAMGWVNVHLHAFEVAGVRYGPADVDQPDDAVDESTASLPALGDRFVYEYDFGDGWTHDVEVLGVGGDEPGCVDGQGGCPLEDCGGPHGFQRLRDVLADPQHPEHQDALAWVGGSLPGFDLAATDRHLRQVVGAVPESVRLLLGLLDGGVKPTATGRLPRTVVRAIQEQRPQWAFYEKPASREDDLRPLEELHAILRKVRLVRVQNGVLTPTRAAFDDLEVIRRLRGWLETGDAFVDQLVVDALAVILAHGPIESSELAARILDLIGHGWTVDGEPVSVDDVRMEFAGMSGALQGLDQIVLEDWREWAAGLATPLLPAAVGMVAAWSEHSTQPHYR, from the coding sequence GTGCAGACGAGGAGAGTTCGCATCCGACTCCAGGGCGTCGACCCCGTGGTCGAGCGGGTGCTGGACGTCCCGGCCCGGGCGACCCTTCCCGAACTGCACTTGCTCCTGCAGGCCGCGATGGGCTGGGTGAACGTCCACCTGCACGCCTTCGAGGTGGCCGGGGTCCGGTACGGACCCGCTGACGTCGACCAGCCCGACGACGCGGTCGACGAGTCGACCGCGTCCTTGCCGGCCCTCGGCGACCGGTTCGTCTACGAGTACGACTTCGGCGACGGCTGGACCCACGACGTCGAGGTCCTCGGCGTCGGCGGCGACGAGCCGGGCTGCGTCGACGGGCAGGGCGGCTGCCCGCTCGAGGACTGCGGCGGGCCGCACGGGTTCCAACGGCTCCGGGACGTGCTGGCCGACCCGCAGCATCCCGAGCACCAGGACGCGCTCGCCTGGGTCGGCGGGTCGCTGCCCGGGTTCGACCTCGCGGCGACCGACCGGCACCTGCGGCAGGTCGTCGGCGCGGTCCCGGAGAGCGTGCGGCTGCTCCTCGGCCTGCTCGACGGCGGGGTGAAGCCCACCGCGACCGGCCGGCTGCCCCGGACGGTCGTCCGCGCCATCCAGGAACAGCGACCGCAGTGGGCGTTCTACGAGAAGCCCGCGAGCCGCGAGGACGACCTGCGCCCGCTCGAGGAGCTGCACGCGATCCTCCGGAAGGTCCGCCTCGTCCGTGTCCAGAACGGCGTGCTGACGCCGACCCGCGCGGCGTTCGACGACCTCGAGGTGATCCGGCGGCTGCGCGGGTGGCTCGAGACCGGGGACGCCTTCGTCGACCAGCTGGTCGTCGACGCGCTGGCCGTCATCCTCGCCCACGGCCCGATCGAGTCGTCAGAACTGGCGGCCCGGATCCTGGACCTCATCGGCCACGGGTGGACGGTGGACGGCGAGCCCGTGTCGGTCGACGACGTCCGGATGGAGTTCGCCGGCATGTCCGGGGCCCTGCAGGGACTGGACCAGATCGTCCTCGAGGACTGGCGCGAGTGGGCGGCAGGTCTGGCCACGCCGCTGCTGCCGGCCGCCGTCGGGATGGTCGCCGCCTGGAGCGAGCACTCGACCCAGCCGCACTACCGCTGA
- a CDS encoding acyl-CoA dehydrogenase family protein, with the protein MSDTTELRDAVADVLRGRCSPAVLEDAERDGGAPTVWAALADGGFTTVSVPEPAGGSGGSVAQACAVLEAVGAAAAPVPVAETGLLAGRLLARAGLGLPDGPLSTAPSPGLVLDDGVLVGSVDRVPWGRSAASALVVDGGTVVLVEPGTGVVTPGRNLAGEPRDHVDLTGVRPAAVAPVDPIAVDELARRGALSRAALIAGAARAVLELTLRYTGDREQFGRPVARFPAVAAHLVQIAEQTELAAMAVGAAAAGAGDEGEPDPLAVAAAASVAADVAGAVATAAHQATGAMGMTREFGLGVLTRRLWSWRDEWGGGRSWAAELGHALAAGGADTFWPTISRGLVR; encoded by the coding sequence ATGAGCGACACGACCGAGCTCCGTGACGCCGTGGCCGACGTGCTCCGCGGCCGTTGTTCTCCGGCCGTCCTCGAGGACGCCGAGCGGGACGGCGGGGCGCCGACCGTGTGGGCGGCGCTCGCCGACGGCGGGTTCACGACGGTCTCGGTCCCCGAGCCCGCCGGGGGCTCGGGAGGCTCGGTGGCCCAGGCCTGCGCGGTCCTGGAGGCGGTCGGCGCCGCAGCTGCGCCCGTCCCGGTCGCCGAGACGGGTCTCCTCGCCGGACGCCTGCTCGCCCGCGCGGGCCTCGGCCTGCCCGACGGCCCGCTATCGACGGCCCCCTCCCCCGGGCTCGTTCTCGACGACGGGGTGCTCGTCGGCTCGGTCGACCGGGTCCCGTGGGGTCGGAGCGCCGCGTCGGCTCTGGTCGTCGACGGGGGCACCGTCGTGCTGGTGGAGCCCGGAACGGGCGTGGTCACGCCGGGCCGCAACCTCGCCGGGGAGCCGCGGGACCACGTGGACCTGACCGGCGTGCGGCCCGCCGCAGTCGCTCCGGTCGACCCGATCGCCGTCGACGAACTCGCACGACGCGGAGCCCTGTCCCGGGCCGCGCTCATCGCGGGAGCCGCCCGGGCGGTGCTGGAACTGACCCTGCGCTACACCGGGGACCGGGAGCAGTTCGGCCGGCCGGTGGCCCGGTTCCCCGCGGTCGCCGCACACCTCGTGCAGATCGCCGAGCAGACCGAGCTCGCGGCGATGGCCGTCGGCGCCGCCGCTGCCGGCGCCGGGGACGAGGGCGAGCCCGACCCCCTGGCCGTGGCGGCCGCGGCCTCCGTCGCCGCGGACGTGGCCGGTGCCGTCGCGACGGCCGCCCACCAGGCGACCGGGGCGATGGGCATGACACGCGAGTTCGGTCTGGGCGTCCTCACCCGCCGGCTGTGGTCCTGGCGCGACGAGTGGGGCGGCGGCCGTTCGTGGGCTGCCGAGCTGGGGCACGCACTCGCCGCCGGTGGCGCGGATACCTTCTGGCCGACGATCTCGCGGGGGCTGGTGCGCTGA
- a CDS encoding acyl-CoA dehydrogenase family protein, translating into MIFTPTPLSAAEDALRHEVRDWLDGTLPADFRPGLGLGGRHDPDFSRALATRGWVGMSIPRQYGGAGASTVQRFLVVEELLAAGAPIAAHWIAERQTAPALLRFGTEEQRRWFLPRIAAGECFFSLGMSEPDAGSDLAAVRTTATRVDGGWEVSGTKVWTTNAHLNHFFVVLCRTSASENRHGGLSQLVVDLSSPGVTVSPIPLIDGELHVNEVVLDRVHVPDDRVLGEIGQGWAQVTAELAHERSGPDRYLSVLGLLRNYLAEHGKDLDDAAATAFGRIAARLWSIRQLSLAVARSLDEGEAPATEAALVKDVGTIFEQQTVETVREIAACEIDPGGSMFQQLLAECVLNAPSWTLRGGTTEVLRGIAAKALTGGGAR; encoded by the coding sequence CCACCCCGCTCTCGGCCGCCGAGGACGCGCTGCGCCACGAGGTCCGCGACTGGCTCGACGGGACCCTGCCCGCCGACTTCCGGCCCGGGCTGGGGCTGGGCGGACGACACGATCCCGACTTCAGCCGGGCCCTCGCCACACGGGGCTGGGTGGGGATGTCAATCCCGCGGCAGTACGGCGGGGCGGGCGCGAGCACGGTCCAGCGCTTCCTCGTCGTGGAGGAGCTGCTCGCCGCCGGCGCCCCGATCGCCGCGCACTGGATCGCCGAACGGCAGACGGCGCCGGCACTGCTGCGCTTCGGCACCGAGGAGCAGCGCCGGTGGTTCCTCCCGCGCATCGCGGCCGGGGAGTGCTTCTTCTCCCTCGGCATGAGCGAGCCCGACGCCGGGTCCGACCTCGCCGCCGTCCGGACCACCGCCACCCGCGTCGACGGCGGCTGGGAGGTCAGCGGCACGAAGGTCTGGACGACCAACGCCCACCTCAACCACTTCTTCGTCGTCCTCTGCCGGACCTCGGCCTCCGAGAACCGCCACGGCGGGCTGTCCCAGCTCGTGGTGGACCTCTCCTCCCCCGGGGTGACCGTGTCGCCGATCCCGCTGATCGACGGCGAGCTGCACGTCAACGAGGTGGTCCTCGACCGCGTCCACGTCCCGGACGACCGGGTGCTCGGCGAGATCGGGCAGGGCTGGGCGCAGGTGACCGCCGAGCTCGCCCACGAACGCTCGGGGCCCGACCGCTACCTCTCGGTGCTCGGCCTGCTGCGCAACTACCTCGCCGAGCACGGCAAGGACCTCGACGACGCCGCGGCGACGGCCTTCGGGCGGATCGCGGCCCGGCTGTGGTCGATCCGGCAGCTCTCCCTCGCCGTGGCCCGCTCCCTCGACGAGGGCGAGGCGCCCGCGACGGAGGCGGCGCTGGTGAAGGACGTCGGCACGATCTTCGAGCAACAGACCGTGGAGACCGTCCGGGAGATCGCCGCGTGCGAGATCGACCCCGGGGGCTCGATGTTCCAGCAGCTGCTCGCCGAGTGCGTGCTCAACGCTCCGAGCTGGACGTTGCGCGGCGGGACGACCGAGGTGCTGCGCGGTATCGCCGCGAAGGCCCTGACCGGGGGAGGCGCCCGATGA